Proteins from one Cicer arietinum cultivar CDC Frontier isolate Library 1 chromosome 3, Cicar.CDCFrontier_v2.0, whole genome shotgun sequence genomic window:
- the LOC101505773 gene encoding 18.2 kDa class I heat shock protein produces the protein MSLIPSFFGGRRSNVYDPFSLDVWDPFKDFPFSSSVSASFPELSRENSAFMSTRVDWKETPEAHVFKADLPGLKKEDVKVEIEDDRVLQISGERSVEKEDKNDEWHRVERSSGKFMRRFRLPENAKMEQVKAAMENGVLTVTVPKEHIKKPDVKSIEISG, from the coding sequence atGTCGCTGATTCCAAGTTTCTTTGGTGGCCGAAGGAGCAACGTTTACGATCCGTTCTCCCTCGATGTTTGGGATCCTTTCAAGGATTTTCCATTTTCCAGTTCCGTTTCTGCTTCATTCCCTGAACTGTCTCGTGAGAATTCTGCATTTATGAGCACACGGGTGGACTGGAAGGAAACACCAGAAGCACACGTGTTTAAGGCTGATCTTCCTGGACTAAAGAAGGAGGATGTAAAAGTTGAAATTGAAGATGATAGGGTTCTTCAGATAAGCGGAGAGAGGAGCGTTGAGAAAGAGGACAAGAATGATGAGTGGCATCGGGTTGAACGTAGCAGTGGTAAATTCATGAGAAGATTCAGATTACCTGAGAATGCTAAAATGGAACAAGTTAAAGCTGCCATGGAGAATGGTGTTCTCACTGTTACTGTTCCAAAAGAACATATCAAGAAACCTGATGTCAAGTCAATCGAGATCTCTGGTTAA